The Primulina eburnea isolate SZY01 chromosome 18, ASM2296580v1, whole genome shotgun sequence genome segment AGATTTCTAATTGTGGGCCTAAAGTTGGGTGAGCTTTGTGGGCCTAAAGTTGGGTGAGCTGCCGTCAGAATCAGTGAAGACCAGCGTAATTTACATTCACACATCCTCAGCTATTCCGCCACCGAAAGATGAGCGTGTGTCTACTTTCTCTTGCCCAACATATAGTTTTCGTAACTAATTGATGGCAATCACGCGAAATGGGCATTCTTTTGTTGTTCATGATCTCTGTGGTGGACTTTTGTGTGCTTAATTTTCTTGTTTGGGTGTTGGTGTAATGATTTTCTTGGATGCTTGAATCTTGAAGGCATGCCCGGGGGATAAAATAGTTACTTTCAGGTAAGATTTTTAATGGGTTTTTTGTATGCTGGAATTTAAGGTGGTTGTGTGGGTAAAGATTCGATTTGAAGTGTGATTGCGGAGTGTTTGgggattatttaattttcttggccTTGTGTTGTATTACGGAGTGCCCATTTTGCCCATTTTCTTGAATATGATTTTAGATTAGCTTTTATACTTTAATgctctatatttttcttgatCAGTGGATTCCTcaagtaaattttttaaaaaagtttacATGTGAATTTTtccatttttgcaaaaaatcgAGTTATCCCTAGATACACAAGATAATTTTCACCTGGTTTTTCAGTTATGACAGTtacattatttttaattgaaagAGCAAGTATAAGTTTGGTGATGGGGGAGTAAATTATTTGGATCCAAAACATTATCTTTCagtttgattttggtgttgtgtAGTTTACCAATAATGATCTGACCTGTATTGGGTATTCATGTGGGTGACTGATATTTTATCTGACCTGACATTGATATTGTTTGTTAGGAAATTGGATATTGTTGATCAAAGAAGTTATAGTaatttttttgtgttcttcTCGGGAGCATGCATAATGGATGATGATGTTGATTCAAGTTACCCTTCCAGTCCTTATGGCACGAAGCGCCAAAGCTTTTCTCTCGAAGATGAGAATTCTGCACAAAATGTTGGTAACCAGTTTACTGAAGATGGTGACAATGATGATGATGGTGCCAATGAGGATATTGATGATGAAGTTGAGGATAAGGCCGAGGAGGATGAAGAAGAAGACGATGATGACGATGAAGGAAAGGGTGTTTTAAGGATAGGAGAGGATGACTATGGCGATTTGAATGAGGATGGCGACgaagatgatgattttgatgatttaCAGAGGCATCCAAAGAAGAGGAAGCTGAAAACGTTGTCAAATTACGAATTTGCCCCTCGAGCGCAGGCTTTGCCATCTGCTGCTGCTCTGATTCTGAAACCATCATATGGTGGACGTAATCCGCTCACAGATTGGACCGAGCACGAGACTTTTATTTTGCTTGATGCTTGGGGAGAGAGATTTCTCAAACAAGGCAGAAAGAGTCTCCGGTCTGAAGAGTGGCAAGAAGTTGCAGAGAAGGTGTCTCAGGAGTCGAAGATTGAAAGAACGGACACTCAGTGCCGCAACCGTTTGGATACCTTGAAGAAGAAGTACAAAAAGGAGAAAATGAAGCTGGGAGAGACAGGGGAATCCACCAGTAAATGGGCTTGCTATAAGAAGATGGATTTGCTATTATCATCAATCCCTCAGAAAGCAGGGCATTTGAGTGCAGTAGATTCAGGAGAGCACCTTAAAGATCATCTGAATTACTCAAATGGTTTGCATGAAACAAGGGATAGTCCAGATAATTCAATATCTACTGAATCAGTTCCTCCCAAGAAAGTTAAGAAATCACAAATCAAGGGCCGCCGTGCATCTTCATTTAAACGGCTCGCTGATTCTATTCAAAAATTTGTTGGGATATACGAAAAGATTGAGAACAGTAAGAGAGAGCGAATGCTAGAACTCGAAAAAATGAGGATGGACTTCCATAGAGACTTGGAATTGCAGAAGAGGCGGATATTAGAGAAATCTCAAGCTGAGATAGCAAAGATACGAAAAGGTGACGACGAAGAATACAACATGTCTGCTGAGAATGACAGTGTTTGATGCATCTGTATCCAATAAATTAATTCCCTAGGTTTTCCTCTGCAGAATTCGATGAAGACTTGTGCTTTAACTGTTCTGCTTATCGCTAAAACCCTAGAAGTTGGAAAGAAC includes the following:
- the LOC140820025 gene encoding trihelix transcription factor ENAP2-like — encoded protein: MDDDVDSSYPSSPYGTKRQSFSLEDENSAQNVGNQFTEDGDNDDDGANEDIDDEVEDKAEEDEEEDDDDDEGKGVLRIGEDDYGDLNEDGDEDDDFDDLQRHPKKRKLKTLSNYEFAPRAQALPSAAALILKPSYGGRNPLTDWTEHETFILLDAWGERFLKQGRKSLRSEEWQEVAEKVSQESKIERTDTQCRNRLDTLKKKYKKEKMKLGETGESTSKWACYKKMDLLLSSIPQKAGHLSAVDSGEHLKDHLNYSNGLHETRDSPDNSISTESVPPKKVKKSQIKGRRASSFKRLADSIQKFVGIYEKIENSKRERMLELEKMRMDFHRDLELQKRRILEKSQAEIAKIRKGDDEEYNMSAENDSV